ccgttttcgtctctcactcttcctcgacgttcactgtctcctcgctgtcccCATACACAGGGTGCAACCCCACAGTGTCGCGAACTGCCTCGTAGAAGCCACTTAAATCTgcaggcggaagaggaaCAAGGACGACCGACTCCTGCGCTCCACAGGGCTCCTGCTGCCTGTCGGAGCTGTCCCCGTCTCCATACCGCACTTCCCCTCTCCTCACGGCATCCGCAGCTGCGGCggtcgcgtcttctctccgttcgttttctgtcctttcttcttcttctccttcttctctgtcgccttgaCTCCTCAGTGCCCTCAACATGCCCAGGAGACTCCTGAAGATCGTGCGGGGGGGGCCGGCGGCCAGTCGCTTTGAATGTTTATGTTCCACAGCCGACAATGACGCATCTGTTGAGTTTGCAGAAGTCAGAGAAACTGCAGGAGTCGAGGACCAGACAGCTTGGCAGATCTGCTTGACTCGCGTGTGAAGCTCTTGCGGGaactcttctgtctcctcctctcctcgcctctgctgccCCGCCCTGCCGGAGGTTCCGGCGCCCGACGCAGGCGATGGGGACTTCTCTGGGTGCTCCCGGCTCGGTGGCGCCCCAGGCCCTGGGTGCCCGTGAGGCCTGTGAGGTTCCGGCCCGAGAcaagagacaaggagacagtggcACCTTCGCTGGAGCTCGCGACCCAACTCGAGTTGGTGGTTGCTCATCAGAGAGGTGTTGACAACGGCGACGAGGCGCttgcgcatgcgcagagTTTGGAACACAGTCCCAGCTCCGCAGTGAGAAAGCACGAGATTGGCGGCTTTCACTTCTGCCTCCAGAGATGGCACAAACCGGAAGAACGAGATCaagagcgagggcgaggagccTCGCGGCGAGACATCAGACGAGGGAACCGACGCGGAAGCCGCCGGGAGAAACGCGCTTGCGTTCTGGCCTGGACTctctgagagaagagagagaaggtcggacagagacactcgaaaCGCTCCGCAATCTTGGGACTCCAAAGACGAGGGCTCCGTCTGGGACCCGGGTGCGGCGGAGAAAGCACCACGAGAGACATACCCTTCCGTTTCTTGGCAGCCGCCGAGTTCCTCTACAGACGACCTCGTTTCTCCAACAACCTCACGCTCTCCTTGCgagtcgtcttcctctcctccttcgctccGTTGGTGCGTGcttgcttcctctcggcCCTGTTCTGTTTGTTCATGTGCGTCTGCGCTTCT
This Toxoplasma gondii ME49 chromosome VIII, whole genome shotgun sequence DNA region includes the following protein-coding sequences:
- a CDS encoding glycosyltransferase family 28 C-terminal domain-containing protein (encoded by transcript TGME49_268340) → MKIPAQNVEETAARAPFTSRCLSSFRDSSFVSPRTSSAPSPPPPSSSSTSAYDDTPFLPRRVLVTVGTTSFDALIDAVLDPAFLLLLLSRGCRRLVLQFGRGKSPALSFPRRARFSADARALGSFTNASSPSPRLLSRERTEALESRLPAAACLCEGAAENSCQERSADAHEQTEQGREEASTHQRSEGGEEDDSQGEREVVGETRSSVEELGGCQETEGYVSRGAFSAAPGSQTEPSSLESQDCGAFRVSLSDLLSLLSESPGQNASAFLPAASASVPSSDVSPRGSSPSLLISFFRFVPSLEAEVKAANLVLSHCGAGTVFQTLRMRKRLVAVVNTSLMSNHQLELGRELQRRCHCLLVSCLGPEPHRPHGHPGPGAPPSREHPEKSPSPASGAGTSGRAGQQRRGEEETEEFPQELHTRVKQICQAVWSSTPAVSLTSANSTDASLSAVEHKHSKRLAAGPPRTIFRSLLGMLRALRSQGDREEGEEEERTENERREDATAAAADAVRRGEVRYGDGDSSDRQQEPCGAQESVVLVPLPPADLSGFYEAVRDTVGLHPVYGDSEETVNVEEE